From Hirundo rustica isolate bHirRus1 chromosome 1, bHirRus1.pri.v3, whole genome shotgun sequence, a single genomic window includes:
- the NAPG gene encoding gamma-soluble NSF attachment protein translates to MAAQKINEALEHIAKAEKYLKTGFLKWKPDYDSAATEYGKAAVAFKNAKQFDQAREACLREAEAHENNKALFHAAKAYEQAGMMLKEMQRLPEAVQLIEKASMMYLENGTPDTAAIALERAGKLIENVSPEKAVQLYQQAASVFENEERLRQALEMLGKASRLLVRGRRLDEAALSLQKEKSIYKEIENYPTCYKKTIAQVLVHLHRNDYVAAERCVRESYSIPGFNGSEDCAALEQLLEGYDQQDQDQVSEVCNSPLFKYMDNDYAKLGLTLVVPGGGIKKKSPNAAQDKARGPAAVGSHADEEEDEYSGGLC, encoded by the exons ATGGCGGCGCAGAAGATTAACGAGGCGCTGGAGCACATCGCGAAAGCGGAGAAATA CCTGAAAACTGGATTCTTAAAGTGGAAACCAGATTATGACAGTGCAGCTACTGAATATGGGAAGGCAG CTGTTGCTTTTAAGAATGCCAAGCAATTTGACCAGGCAAGGGAAGCCTGCTTACGGGAAGCCGAGGCACATGAAAACAATAAAGC TCTCTTTCATGCTGCCAA AGCTTATGAACAAGCTGGCATGATGCTAAAG GAGATGCAGAGGCTCCCTGAAGCAGTTCAGCTGATCGAGAAAGCCAGTATGATGTACCTGGAGAATGGGACACCAGACACAGCAGCCATTGCGCTGGAACGGGCTGGAAA GTTAATAGAAAATGTGAGTCCAGAGAAAGCTGTGCAGCTCTATCAGCAAGCAGCATCGGTGTTTGAA aaTGAAGAACGTTTACGGCAGGCATTAGAAATGCTAGGGAAGGCATCAAGACTTCTGGTCAGAGGACGCAG aTTAGATGAGGCTGCACTGTctcttcaaaaggaaaaaagtatttacaaGGAAATTGAAAACTACCCCACTTGCTATAAG aaaactaTTGCTCAAGTCTTAGTTCATCTTCATAGAAATGATTATGTTGCTGCAGAAAGATGTGTGAGGGAAAGCTACAG TATACCAGGATTTAATGGAAGTGAAGACTGTGCAGCATTGGAGCAACTTTTAGAAGGGTATGATCAGCAAGATCAGGATCAAGTTTCTGAAGTCTGTAATTCTCCACTCTTCAAATACATGGATAATGAT TATGCCAAGCTTGGTCTTACCTTGGTGGTCCCAGGAGGTGGAATCAAGAAGAAATCGCCAAACGCTGCCCAAGACAAAGCCAGAGGACCAGCTGCAGTGGGCTCTCATGCtgatgaggaagaggatgaaTATTCTGGTGGACTATGCTAG